The following are from one region of the uncultured Hyphomonas sp. genome:
- a CDS encoding D-alanine--D-alanine ligase — protein sequence MKRVAVIYGGWSSERDVSISSGTQMLRAAEAAGYDAIGVDAGRNLAAQLAEIKPDVVLNGLHGPWGEDGCVQGLLEIMDLPYTHSGVLASALAMDKLKSKAVYRAAGLPVAEDKQVTRAEAAAAHALDPPYVIKPVNEGSSFGVLIVREGTNGPPQDLLDESWHYGDYLMAEEFIPGRELTVAVLGDRPLAVTEITTLRDYYDFDAKYSAGGSRHVIPADVPEHITAMAMDFAVRAHQVLGCRGATRSDFRYDDKRDRLVILETNTQPGMTPTSLVPEQAAFAGMSFEELVAWMIEDASCRR from the coding sequence ATGAAGCGCGTGGCAGTGATCTATGGCGGCTGGTCCTCCGAACGGGATGTCTCGATTTCCTCCGGGACGCAGATGCTGCGCGCGGCCGAGGCTGCCGGTTATGACGCCATCGGCGTTGATGCTGGCCGGAACCTGGCGGCCCAACTGGCCGAGATTAAGCCGGATGTGGTGCTGAACGGCCTGCACGGGCCGTGGGGTGAAGACGGCTGTGTGCAGGGCCTGCTGGAGATCATGGACCTGCCCTACACCCATTCCGGCGTGCTGGCCTCGGCGCTGGCGATGGACAAGCTGAAATCGAAAGCCGTTTACCGCGCCGCCGGTCTGCCGGTGGCTGAAGACAAACAGGTCACCCGGGCCGAAGCCGCCGCCGCCCACGCGCTGGACCCGCCTTATGTGATCAAACCGGTCAATGAAGGCTCCAGTTTCGGCGTCCTGATCGTGCGCGAAGGCACCAATGGCCCGCCGCAGGACCTGCTGGACGAGAGCTGGCATTATGGCGACTATCTCATGGCCGAAGAGTTCATTCCCGGCCGGGAACTGACCGTCGCAGTGCTGGGCGACCGGCCCTTGGCCGTGACTGAGATCACGACCTTAAGGGACTATTACGATTTCGATGCAAAATATTCAGCTGGAGGATCACGTCATGTGATCCCGGCAGACGTGCCTGAGCACATCACCGCCATGGCGATGGATTTCGCCGTGCGGGCACATCAGGTCCTTGGATGCCGGGGCGCGACACGATCCGACTTTCGCTACGACGACAAGAGAGACCGGCTCGTGATCCTTGAGACAAATACCCAGCCTGGCATGACGCCCACCTCACTTGTCCCTGAACAGGCCGCTTTCGCAGGAATGTCCTTCGAAGAGCTGGTCGCATGGATGATTGAGGATGCTTCATGCCGAAGATAA